CGATGTTCGCCGTTGATCGTGACGTAAGAGACTTTCTCTTCCGGATCCCCGAGTGCTTCAAGCGCAACACCATATTCTTCTTTTGCCAGTTTCGCATCTTGGTATTTACAATTCATCTTGTACGTCAAATCACGTGTCAGATGATCACCACCGTATGGCAATGTCGTCGAGTAGACGAGATCGTTCTTTTCATAGATTGAAAGTGTCGTCGTCTCGTGTCCGATGTCGATGATCCCGACACCGAGTTCGAGTTCATCAATCGATGCTGCGATTCTAGATACCGCTAAACTCTCCAGCACATATCCAGCAAGCTCTAAACCAGCCCGTTCAATGGAACGTTTAATGCTATGTAGGATCGTCTTTGCTCCGATGATGAGCTTTCCTGTTACTTCGAGACGATAACCGATCATTCCTCTCGGATCAGTGATTTCTGTCTGCTGATCGACCGTAAACGTCTTCGGCAGAACATCCACGACACTGAGTTCGTTTGGAATTCGCATGACCATCGCAGAATGTAGCACATCCTTCACATCATCATCTGTGATTTCATTATCCTCACCTTTGATGGACGTCATGCCCTGGCAATCCTTCACTTGAATGTGTTCGCCAGAAATAGCGACATATACTTCACCAATTGGTTCACCAAGTGTGCGTTCCACTTCTGTGACCGCTTGTTTAATGGCATGTACCGTTTGATCGATGTCAACGATGACACCTCGTTTAACACCCGCGGATGGTGCAGAACCTTCAGCAAGAACGTTCAGCGTTCCACCAAGTAGTTCACCGACGATGAGTTTCACCTCCGATGTCCCAATGTCGAGCGCGGCAATCGTACCTTTCGTTTCCATGGGAGTGACACCTCCACTTTCATAATACTAATCCTTTTTATTCCTAATTATATTCTAGGAAAGGGACAGGCTTCTTCTCGTTTAAGTCTACACTATATAAATACTTACGAAAAGAAGTTATTGCCCGTCTTAGCGTTCGAATAGATTACGATTTGATGACGATTCGAACAAAGGTCGACGAATGAAAACACATGTTTGTTTTTTTGTTCATCAGCCTTTTACGAATCTTCTATTTTTTCCCTTTATATGGTTTGAAATAGATGCCACCATCAATTGTAATCGTCCCTGTCTTTCCTTTCGGTAAGGCAGAAATGACCTTCACGTATTCATTCAAGGAATTTGAAAAAGCAGACGTACTAAGTAATACCGTATTCCCGTCCGTCATGAATAATTTCAGACCACCCTTGTCCGTCTTATCATTTGCGACGATTTCTGAGATCCGGCTACGTACTTTCGGCTCGATCTTAACGAGTTCCTTCGTCAATCGATTCAAAGACTGATCCGTGAACCCCGTCAGGATCGGAGCATCGAACAATTCTTCCTTTGACTTTCCCGGAATGATCGTTCCATCCGCAAGCACGATTCGGTCTCCTGGCTTATCCTTCGCGTAGGCAATCTCTTTTTCTTCCGTCACCGTCACGCGATATTGATGCAAAAATTGTTTTTGCATCGTCGCTTCCTGAATGCCTGGAACCTTCTCGATTCGTTCAAGCACATCTTCCTCCGACACGTTGAAGGCATGTGTCTCTTTCACCTTTATTCCGGATGCTTGCAAAATATCGGATGATTTTACATTGACGTTTCCGTCGACCTCAAATTGTGCGACCCGAGAATAACTCGATTGCAGATAAAAGACGACACCAACCAATAGACCAATCAGAATCAGGACATAGATGAGTCTTCGGTTGGCTTTTTTGCGACGTTGTTCACGGATATAAGGTATCTTATCCTCGAGGCTGCGGACGTTCTCGTCCTCTTGCGGTCGTCCGACCGATCTCCGTTCCCTCACGTCTCATTCCCCCTCTATACGTAACAGTTCATTTCCCTATCGGTCTTTTCCTGCAATAGTTTAGTTTTTTTGTCCTGTCAGTCGTAACAATTCATCGACTAAGTCCCGTGAAGCATTCGGCATACCGAGTGCAAGCGCCGCTTCAGACATCATTTGTTGTTGTGCTAATGCTTTTTCACATGCCTCAAACAACCGATCACCTGATAACTCTTGTTCACGAATCAATAGACTTGCACCTGTCTCAACAAGTGATGAAGCATTGACTTCTTGATGATTTTCCGTCACGTAAGGGCTTGGGATGAGGACACTCGGTAATCCAAGTGTCGTCAGCTCAGCAAGCGTACTTGCCCCTGAACGCGAAATGACGAGTTGACTGGCTTTTAGGATGTTCGGTAAATCATACACGAATGGACGAAGTTGAATCCGTTCTGGTACGGAACCAACGCGTGAAGCAATCGTATCGTAATGAATTTGACCGGTCACGAAGAGTAATGACCATCCTGCTTGTTCAACTTTCGGCATCATGTCGACGACTGCTTCATTGATGGCAGGCGCACCACGACTACCACCATAGATGACGACGAGTGGACGTCCTTCTTCAAAACCAAAACGTTGACGCTCTTCGATTGGATTGATTTTAAGCTCTGCCACTTCAGAAGCACGCGGATTACCGATCAAAACAGTCTTTGATTCATTTTTGCCGAAGTGATGTCCGGACCCTTTAAAAGAGAGGGCCACTCGATCGACGTACCGTGCTAAAAATTTATTCGTGATGCCAGGTAAACTGTTTTGTTCGTGGACGAGTGTCTTAAATCCCATTTTTGCAGCCGTGTATAATACCGGTCCACAGACGAATCCACCTGTACCAACGACGATATCCGGTTGGAACTGACGCAGAAGTTTGCGAACACGACGAACGCTCTTGATGAACCGAATGCCGGTCTTGACGTTCTCAAAAGATAACGAACGACGAATACCTGAAATTTCGATTGATTCAAATGGAATTCCCGCTCGGCGCACGATATCTGCTTCTAAACCGTTCTCCGTTCCAATATAAAGGACCTCACATGACGTGCGTTGTTCAAGTTCCCGAATCATGGCGAGCGCAGGATAGATGTGCCCCCCTGTAC
This window of the Exiguobacterium acetylicum genome carries:
- the ftsA gene encoding cell division protein FtsA, whose protein sequence is METKGTIAALDIGTSEVKLIVGELLGGTLNVLAEGSAPSAGVKRGVIVDIDQTVHAIKQAVTEVERTLGEPIGEVYVAISGEHIQVKDCQGMTSIKGEDNEITDDDVKDVLHSAMVMRIPNELSVVDVLPKTFTVDQQTEITDPRGMIGYRLEVTGKLIIGAKTILHSIKRSIERAGLELAGYVLESLAVSRIAASIDELELGVGIIDIGHETTTLSIYEKNDLVYSTTLPYGGDHLTRDLTYKMNCKYQDAKLAKEEYGVALEALGDPEEKVSYVTINGEHRFEPQSEIGFVLEARLEEIFEMIQKRMTQAGYAHMNSGLILCGGSSSLPGIDQLGKRIFKQSVNVYQPASLGIRHPKYAVAAGMLRYVLSRSAVSKSGFDRAEEKEVVAQGHEQDALLVNEQPSPARNERSTREQPPKEKKSFSSFFEKFFG
- a CDS encoding cell division protein FtsQ/DivIB; the protein is MRERRSVGRPQEDENVRSLEDKIPYIREQRRKKANRRLIYVLILIGLLVGVVFYLQSSYSRVAQFEVDGNVNVKSSDILQASGIKVKETHAFNVSEEDVLERIEKVPGIQEATMQKQFLHQYRVTVTEEKEIAYAKDKPGDRIVLADGTIIPGKSKEELFDAPILTGFTDQSLNRLTKELVKIEPKVRSRISEIVANDKTDKGGLKLFMTDGNTVLLSTSAFSNSLNEYVKVISALPKGKTGTITIDGGIYFKPYKGKK
- the murG gene encoding undecaprenyldiphospho-muramoylpentapeptide beta-N-acetylglucosaminyltransferase encodes the protein MKIVVSGGGTGGHIYPALAMIRELEQRTSCEVLYIGTENGLEADIVRRAGIPFESIEISGIRRSLSFENVKTGIRFIKSVRRVRKLLRQFQPDIVVGTGGFVCGPVLYTAAKMGFKTLVHEQNSLPGITNKFLARYVDRVALSFKGSGHHFGKNESKTVLIGNPRASEVAELKINPIEERQRFGFEEGRPLVVIYGGSRGAPAINEAVVDMMPKVEQAGWSLLFVTGQIHYDTIASRVGSVPERIQLRPFVYDLPNILKASQLVISRSGASTLAELTTLGLPSVLIPSPYVTENHQEVNASSLVETGASLLIREQELSGDRLFEACEKALAQQQMMSEAALALGMPNASRDLVDELLRLTGQKN